The Gopherus flavomarginatus isolate rGopFla2 chromosome 18, rGopFla2.mat.asm, whole genome shotgun sequence genome segment ggaagtcaggattcctgggttctctttctggccctgggtcgggggtggggggcagggtgatgtagtgattagagcaggggattTAGGAGCAGGCTCTGCCTCTAACTCCCCCAGGACTGCACTGGGGTTATGTCAGGCATTAGGCATTTCCTGTGAGCGGGAAGCGCTATTGCTGGCCGAGGACGGAGCCCCCCAGCtgagctcccccatccccatctccctcctgcagcccagccccgctGCAGCGCCTTAGCCGTCAGCTTTGGTGCGAGCAGGAAGATGCGAGATTTCAGTTGGTGCCGATTCCTCAGCTGAACGCACTGCAGGTAGGAGGGAGGCCCAGCAAGAGGATCTCGGGGTCCTGGGACACCCCATTAGCTGGGGCCCCAGTCCCTCCCACGTCATTCCAGTTACAGAGGTTTGGGTGGGGGCCTCCTGAGCTCAGGTACAATTGTCCCCCTTTCCCACCAGCCTCGCCAACCCTGCCTGGCCAGGCTGAGGGCCCTGCTGGAGGCAAAGACTGATCTTGGGGCCCAGGCATTGGCCAGGGATCCCAGCAATTTGGGTCAGTTCTCGGCTTtgctgcagacttcctgtgtgatcccaTGGAATAACCACCCTTCTGCTGTCTGTCTTGTCCACATAGACTGGTAGCTCTttgtgggcagggactgtctcactcTGTCTGTGTAGCCCCCAgcgcaacggggccctgatctcggtcgctGTGTGTCTGAGCAACTCCCAACGTGACAGGGCCCCGATctcagtcactgtgtgtctgggcagcacccggcccaacagagccctgatctcaggtgGGCACTACCATAATGCAAACAAATAATAAGAACTGACTTCTTCATTAGTGGTTTGCCTTGTGCCAAACCAGAAAATCCCAGTGGTTGAACTAGTCTGGTTTCTGGTAGTCAGAACAGGTGGCTCAGATGCTAATAATTCACTCTCCCGTAGCCATTTTCACTGCTAGAGCTACATTTGTATCATCACACCCATTATACAGAtaggaaaaactgaggcacaaggaaatcactcactcactctccatCACAAAGCTAGGAATGTGAACCTGGGTATCCTGAGGCTTAGGCAGGTGCTTTAACCACCAGGGTGACCCTCCCCCAACTTCGCAAGCCCCTGTGACTGTTTTTTATAAATGGATTCCAGCTGCACAGGTTCCTGCCTCTCACCTTACCACACACACAAGACATGGATCACCCAGTAAGCCTTGAAAGCCAGGTCCCAGTACCACGTTCCTACTGGTTTGATTGAACCAAGATGACCCTGCTGACTCACAATATCCCATGGGATTTAAATTGGCTTTGAGTAGCCCTGGGAGTTGTTATGAGCATCTAtttacccaccagcagccctcagAACATACAGGGCCTTGAGCACTTCAAAAGCCCAGAGGAAGATTTATGAAGTTTAAGGccaagaagggaccattaagtTACCTGGGCTGATctccacaggccacagaacttcctccagctccccctgtcctgagccccgtGACTCGTGTTTGGCTAACACATCTCCAGAAAGGCCGCCCGGCTGCACTCGgagatggggaatccaccacttcccttggcaactgacttcagtgcacaGTCACCGTCGCTGTTAAAAATCAGGCCGCAGTTCTCACTTAAATGTGTCTGGCTTTAACTCCCAGTCGCTGGTTCTTGTACTGCACTAAATGAAAGAGCCCTTTAGGGCTCGGGAATTTCTTACACACTGTAAGCAAGTCACCACTCAGTCTCCTTATCAACAAACCAGACAGCCTGAGGTCAGTATAAGGTATTGCAGCCAGTCCTCGACTCATTtccctggctcttctctgcacccttgCAGCTCACGAGGAAAGCCTTCCCACCAGACCTGGCACGGAGctctctgcctgagtctgcacagagcctgaaacaacagctcgAAGGCAGCCCTCCAATCAGCTCAAGGCAGCGTTGGCTCTGAAACCTACTGACAGTCCACGTCGATGCTGTTAGCATTGGCGGCTGCTTGTCTCAGCTGAGGCACTCCAGGGttgcaggagtgggggagggaaaaaggggcTGTATTGCTTTAACCGCAAGCTGGCGcatcccaggcagagcaggagacatgatGCAAGTTTCAGAGAGGGAGACGGAGGGAAGTCAGATGCAATTATAGCCCTGATGAGCAGGAAGGATTGTAAATCAATAGTGGCTAATAGGGCTGTAAATAATTTAGCATGGCTGAGATTGGAGCCTAATCATGGGAGCAGTAAGCAATTTAGCTATCACGTTCCAAACACATGGAGGAGGCGCTGGAAGGCCCTGATTGCTCCAAGCCACATAATGATTCCTGAGGCTTGCAAGCAGAGATGAGTGTTGCAGGCCAGTCTGGGGGTCTGAAATGCGGCTACGTCTGGAGTGGAACAGAGTCCAAAGATGAGCAATTGGGAGAAAGACAGAAAACCAGTGGCTGGGCGTTCAAGCCAGACAAATTCCGATTAGAAATAATGCACAAATGGCCCAGTGCATTTCCTCAGACCTGGATAGACAACTGGCAATCGCTTGGTGGCTGGCTCCATGGGGGCAGGGCGGAGGGCAGATTGCAGGAGGGGGCACACCCTGGGAAAGGGGGTGCACTGGGCAAGTCAAGGGAGTGCAGTGGGCCACATTATCAGCCCCCCGATTTTCTGCATCCTGAGAGGGAAACCTGGACCATCAGCTGCAAGTGTCTCTTGGGCTGCGTCAGAATGGGCCATGCcttgctctggagctggggtacgcTGGGCTCAGCTGGGTCCCTCTGGCCGCATCTCTTTCCATGCCCATGAATGTACATGGCCAGGGCAGCTGGGCTGCGAGGGCACAGTAGGGAGGGCAGCCACACAGGGACCTGTTTACTCTTCCTCTTAGGGGAAAGGTATTCACGCCAGGAGGCTGGCTAGTAAAGCAGTCACGGTGCTTTATGGACTGGCTCCGCACAGGGACTCTGCAAAGAACAAGAAACAGGGACAGGGGAACGGAGCCAGGAACCTTGGGTGGGGGGAGCCTAGTAGGAGTCATGAAGGGAGCTCCGGCACTcggaggtgggggggcaggacaggagcagcCATGGGGAGGAAGCTCAGACTCACTGGGGGGAACCCAGCCTCAGGAGTCACTTGAGGGGGGGCAGCCCAGAGTCAGTTTGCCCCCTTTTCCTGCCACTGAGTGATGAGGCAGCTGCCCTGGCCTTTTCCTTTGGGGGGGAAGCAGGGCTGGGCTCAAAGGGGAGTCgggggctggttggggggggATTCCCCATGCTTTTAGCGCTGGGGTTTTTCTTGTGCCGTATCTTGCCCAGCAAGGAGAGTGCCCCAATCCGGGTGTCGCAGTGTCcagtctctgcccccaccctgcaaagGGACACAATAAACCACCAGGCCACAGCTTctgcctgccctgagccacccccCCCGCCCGCCTTCTGAGCACAGCCCCCAACCCAGGGCAATGGATGCACTATTATGGGCATTACGATAGCATCTGGAGACCCCTCTGCACCAGGTGCTCACAGGCACAGagtgagagacagcccctgccagcgCACAAACGAGATACGcaatgggtgggaggggaaactgaggcaaggagtggGCGGTGACTCGCTGGTAGAGACCAGAACCTGGGTCTGCTGAGTCTTAACTGTGGGGTGATGTTTCCCCTcccgccgggggcgggggggcattgATTCACTTCCATTCCTGGGGCAGCCCCCGGCTTTCCCTGGGTGGGTTCCAGCCAAGCTCTCACCAGGTCCAACGCGGCTTAGCTGGTGATGACCAGCGGGAGCAGGCAGCAGTGCGCTGGGGACAATGGGTGCTGTCTGGTCCCGCTCCCCCAGCCAGGCAAGCCATCACCCAGCACCCACTGCAGTTGCACTGAAGAACATTTGCCCAGATGACCACTAGGTGGTGGGCTGGCACCAGGAATCCCAGCAAGGGACTCGCAGCCTCCcttgggtgggggggcgggggaaccaCACATGACACTGTCTGGCCACTGTCCCAGACTCACAGGTCGTGCCCAAGCTTGGCCCTGTACAGTCCCTGGGGGGGGAACCtccttcagtgcgacagcccgtctcaggggtccactctctctcgggggttaagcccccccacctcctggaaccgcacctctctgagccttagcacacctgtctctcgccgtgggccccctcagggagtcccccgCTCTGGAACCCCGggggcctccactcccagagggaataatgcaacccCGATCTCTAGCCCGGAGCGattctcagccagcgtaaaacaggagggtttattcaGTGTCTGAATACAGcgcaggaaactctcagggcctcaggcctggcctctctcCGCACAGcacatccaggtgggctctgcctgctctctctctcaagtCCCGAGCCCCGGTATCAGGGATGCCCagagagggggcaagtggggcaatttgccccaggtcccaggccccgtaggggccctgcaagccttggcccagcagcagtccgggtctttggtggcattttggtgacaggggggcccttcagtgctgcagaaGACACAGAGCGACTGaaaggcccccccccccacaaaatgtCGCTGAAGATCTGGATcgctgctgggtgagtacaagcaccgaaGCTCcctcactttgccccaggccccctgaatcctctgggcagccctaccCGATGCTTTCTATCTGAGCATCTGAAATCACCTGCTTccaagccctgcctctgtcctttgtcttctgtccaggtaaacagggtctcctgagcctcctctcctctcagccatcCTCTGTCCCCCTCTGGCTGGAGCTGGATGGTCAGGTCACTGGGGTCCTCTCTCCACAACCCactgtcctcccactggccagaaccggcagTGGCATCCGAGCTGGGTCGCCCGGTCACCAGTCCCTGGAGTCTCCATTCTCCAGGTCAtttggctggggtcccaagttccctcgcTGGTCCTCTgtaccaacaaactccctctcccctcacctcgttaaaccagtaacatcTGGGGAACCTGCGTCCCACCCTCCTGCACGCAAATGttgaaaaaaacaagaaaatccgCCCCACTCTCACCTCTCTCCCACCTTCGAgtctgaactgagcggggtcacttggccagtgacctggggaagttcagggcctcCGCCCCCAATAAAGCATCGGCTATAACATTGGCCCTCCCCCTCCCATGGACCACCTCCATGTCGTAtccctggaggagcaggctccatcTCAGCAGCTTGGCATTAGCCCCTTTCATTTGGTGCAACCACGTCAGGGGCGAACGGTCAGTGTACACAGTGAAGTGCCGCCCAAATAGACACGGCTGCAGCTTTTTAAGGGCCCaccccatggccaggcattccttctccacGGCCACATAGTGCTGCGCCCGAGGCAGCAGCTTCTTGCTCGGGTCCACAATAGGGTGTCTCTCTCCCTTAGTATCGGTTTGCAtcagcactgcagccagccccgtgTCTGAGGCACCGGTGAACACCAGGAAGGGTTTGCTAAAATCCGGGTTTACCAGCACCAGGCTCTGGATGAGTGCCCCCTTCAGCGTACAGAGATccctctggcactgctcagtccagaccaccttgtccataaggggagctgccagggagctaaagtggggcacaaacctccagtagtaccctgccatcccaatGAAAGTCTGGATCTGCTGCTTAGTCTGGGGAGCCAGCCAACCCTGGAttgcctccaccttggctggctccagcttcagGTGGCCGCCCCCCACCTTGGGGCCCAggacacctctgccatccccaccttgcactttccagcttttatggTCAGTCCTGCATCCTGGAGGTGCCCCAGCACCCTCTCCACCCGGGGCAcatgttcctcccaggtctggctaaagacacagataTCCTCAATATACGCTAGATGAAAGTCCTGGGACCCCCTCGGTAACTGAtctaccaggcgctggaaggtggcagaCGCCCCCTTGAGGCCAAAAGGCAGGACCAGGAAATCGAAGAGCCCTATTGGGGAGGGCGAAGGCAGACTGCACCCTGGCCTCCGGGTCCAAAGGCACCTGCCAGTAGCTTTTGGTGAGATCCATGGTAGTGAGATACTGGGTGTCCTCCAACTTATCTAGGATCTCATCGGTtctaggcatggggtaggcatcggacacagtgatggcactgagctttcAATAGTCCACACCGAACTGGATCGACCCGTCCTTCTTGGAGACCAGCACCACAGGCAAGGCCCAGGCGCTGCAGGATGGCTGAATCAcccctaaagccagcaggtctctgacctctctctccaggtcctgggctgttttcccagtgaccctGAACACCTGATGGGAAGGTTGGCTCCCGTCTCCACTTGCTTAACAGCCAGGTTAGTGAGCCCAGGCCTGTTGGAGAACAGCTGCCAGTATGAATGCAGCACCAATCTGATCTCAGCCTGCCGGACAGGGTTTAGTGGTCTGAGAGGGGAACTGATTCCAGCAAGGGGTCAGCCCCAGCCTCAGGTGGGAGACCCACCacttctcctcccactgcccgCACGTACAGCCAGCACTAACTTCTCCCTGTCCCAGTACGGTTTCATCATGTTGACATGATACACTCGGTGGCTGTGatcccaggccagtaaaagttctgcagcagcctctgcctggtgcatcGGATGCCCTGAGAAGGGAATATCGTGGGCCAAGTACAACAGTCTGCGGCGGTACCTCTGGGGCCACTCCCTACCTCATGGCTTTCCATGGTTCTGTGTGCCCCAAACCAGCCCATTCCCCGAACAGGaagcccttctcccacaggaatctCTCCCAGCGCTCCTCCCCCGGGACCCTGCATCGCTGTGGCCAGCAAGAGGCCGCAGCTTCTCTAAGGAAGGATCCTCCTCGGTGGCTGTGGACAGTTCCACTACATAGTTCACCTCGTTTACCTGTCTGATTACTTTGAAGGGGCCATCCCAGGCAGTTTGTTCTTCCTCGTGGGGATGAGGAGCATCACCTGGTCCCTGGTAGCATAGGAGCAGGCACGTCTgagcggtcataccagaccttctgcttcctctggacCCTGGCTAGGTTTCCCCTGGCCAAGCCCATGAGCTCTGCAAGCATTCCCGGAAGGTCAGTACATATTCCACCACTGCTCCTCCATCGGGacaggccttcccctcccacttgTCCCTCATCAAGTcaaggggtcccctcactctcctcccatacagCAACTCAAACTGGGaaaaccctgtggattcctggggcacttccctgtatgcaaacagcaggtTGGAtaaatacttgtcccagtcctgtggatGCTGGTCCATAAATGTTTTCAGCATCATCTTTAGGGTCCCATtgaacctctccaccagcctGTTGGACTGAGGGTAatacgctgaggcccaggtgTGCCAGACTCCACACGTCTCCtacaagcactggagcagggttGACATGAAGATGGACccctggtctgtaaggacctccttggggaaccccatgCTGCTAAAAATGATCACAGCACGTCAgccacggtgtctgcttcgatagaggacaaggccactgcctcggCGTAACATGTAGCtaaatctaccaccaccaagatgtatttcttccctgcctGGGTCACCCTGCTGAGgggccccactatgtccatggccacctccTGGAAAGGCTCCTCTGTGATGGGCAAAGGTCTCAAAGCTGCTTTACACTTATCCTGGGCCTTCCCCACCTCTGCAGGAGTCACAGGACCTGCAATACTGTTGGACAGCGTCAAAGATCCCAGGCCAGTGAAAGTTctgcagcagcctctgcctggtgcattGGATGCCCTGAGAGGGGAATATCGTGGGCCAAGTACAACAGTCTGCGATGGTACCTCTGGGACCACTCCTTGCCTCCTGGCTTTCCATGGTTCCGTTTGCCCCAAACCGGCCCATTCCCTgaacaggaatcccttctcccacaggaatctCTCCCAGAGGTCCTCCCCCGGGACCCTGCATCGCTGTGGCCAGCAAGAGGCCGCAGCTTCTCTAAGGAGAGATCCTCCTGTAGCTCCCTCTGGAATTCAGCTGCTGGGTTGGAATATACCGGTTGgcagtgccttggtttccccacctTGGGACTAAGGCTCCGGCCCATCCCTGTCAAGCCCTATCTTCAGTGCTTCGGtcccccctttgggaggtcccatgtccTTCGCTGGCTCTGGCTCCGGGTAAGGACCAGGGCACTCTGAGTGCCATCCGGCCAGTCCTCCAAGTCATTACCCATTAGCACCTCAGTAGGCAGGTGATCGTGCACCCCAACCTCTTTTGCTCCCCAGCCCATTTCAGATGTATCCTCGCTAGAGGTGGGTGTGGCCCCTGTCCcagttccacccccccccccccaagagacaCGGCACTGCTCCCGGCTCCAGCAGGGAGGGGGGCGTGGAGAGGGGTAAGGgtgctggctttcagcaccccccacTATTAAACATGTTCCAATGCCACTGTGTGCATGTGTCGGTAGGTAGGCGTGTGTATCCATGCATGCGTGTGTGCATCCATGTGTAGACAGGCATGTGTCTGTGTTTGCATCCCTGTTCATATAGGCTTGTGTGCAGGTGTGTACATGCAcacgtgtgtgcatgcatgtgtgttcaTCCAATtgcatacatgtgtgtgtgtgcgcatgtgcatccaggcatgcatgtgtgtggatgttgtgcatgtgtgtggatgTTGTGCATGCGTGTGGACATATGTAACAACTCCCAGTGCAGCCAGTGGCGCCAGCCCCTGCTGTGTGGCAGGCACATTAACCCAGAGACACTCTGACCTGGGTCCTGCCCACTGGGCTGAGCCAGTAACTCCAATCTCTTCCCATCGCCCTGGATGTCACCTGGTTATAacaggggagaggcagcatgTCAGACGCtaatcccctcttccccccaccttgCTGGGATAGAGGGGCAGCTGGttccccccctgccccgctcctccCCTGTTCATAGACACATGGCACCCCACGGCCTCACAGCCACAGCACCCGCTTGCCCAGCAGGAATAGAGCACCTCCATGGGGCCTGGGCGATGGGGACACAGCCTCATCTCCCCCCACTGAGGGCCATGGTGACACAGAGCCTGCTACATAGGAGGGGACTGAGTCCCTGAATATCTGTCAGCCACTTCTGGGCATCCCCCATATCCCTGGGAGACGGGTCCTTGGGGCTTCGTGACTGGATGGGGACagcgggggtggggagacagGACCTGGGGATTCGGGGCTTGGGGGCACTGTGAGTGGGTGGGGGCAGACAAAccctggggggaatggggtctggGGGCTCAGTGACTCGGTGGGGGCCAGCAGAGAAAGACAGAACCTGGAGTCTTGGGACAGAGATTGGTCCTGGGGtcttggcgggggtggggggagagatagaactTGAAGGCTCAATGACTTGGGGGGGAGACAGGGCCTCCAGTCTCAGTGACTGGGCACGCATGGTGGGGAGATGGAATTTGGGGGCTCAGTGactgggtgaggggcagcaggggagagagagaacctgGGGACAAGGGGCGGGGGACTGGGCCTGGGGATTCAGTGACTGGGTGGGGGCATCGGAGGGGACAGGACCTAGGGGCTGAGTGACCAGGTGGCAGCATCAGGGGGGATGGGACCTGAGGGCTGAGTGACCaggtgggggcagtgggagggataGGAGCTGGAGGTGTTGGGGGACAGGGGCTGGAGACGCAATgaacaggcaggggcagagggagggtaACTCAGCAGTGTGTTTATTGATCTTGGAAACAGCAGCCAAGGGTGAATCCACAGAGATAATGTTCACTATGGGGcgcggggggcaggggagacgGAAGAAAGGTGAAGCAGACTCCTCCGGTCAGTCAGGGTGTGCAGCCCCAGTGTCTCCCCCAGCCGGTCTCTGACCCACTCTCCGCTCCCCTACGCTAAAGCTAGCGGTGCCACTCTGGAGCGGCACTCGAGGGGAGGGGGTGCGCTGAGTCGCTGGCCGCAGGGCTCACAGCACAATGCAGAAGAGCCGCTTTTCACGGAAGGGGTTCTCCGAGGAGGGCACCGGGGTCACCAGTGGGTCCTCTTTGGCGTGCGTCTCACAGTAGGCCAGCAAATCTGCCGCCGCCTTTGACACCTGCCATGGGGAGGAAAGAGTTCAACACACCAGCTGGAGCCCAAGGAGCGCACCCTCTGCTGGCAACAGAGCCACTGGGCGATCTCCCAGCCagtgctccccccacagccagctcctgccctactccccacagcgccccctgctgggagaggccgggGCTGGAGTATccaggagctccccccacagccagcgcccctgccctgctccccatagcgccccctgctgggagagccaCTGGGCGATCTCCCAGCCagtgctccccccacagccagctcctgccccactccccacagcgccccctgctgggagaggccgggGCTGGAGTATCCAGGAGCTCCCCCGACAGCcagtgcccctgccctgctccccagagcgccccctactgggaGAGGCCGGGGCTGGAGTATCCAGGAGCTCctcccacagccagtgcccctgccctgctccccagagcgccccctgctgggaggggccaggACTGGAGGAACTGAGAGCTCGtcccacagccagctcctgccccaccccccacagcgccccctgctgggaggggccaggACTGGAGGAACTgagagctccccccacagccagcgcccctgccctgctccccacagcgccccctgctgggagagccaCTGAGTGATCTCCCAGCCAGTGCTCCCCCCtgagccagctcctgccccaccccccacagcgccccctgctgggaggggccaggACTGGAGGAACTGAGAGCTCGtcccacagccagctcctgccccaccccccacaacgccccctgctgggaggggccaggACTGGAGGAACTgagagctccccccacagccagcgcccctgccctgctccccacagcgccccctgctgggagagccaCTGAGTGATCTCCCAGCCAGTGCTCCCCCCtgagccagctcctgccccaccccccacaacgccccctgctgggaggggccaggACTGGAGGAACTgagagctccccccacagccagcgcccctgccctgctccccacagcgccccctgctgggagagccaCTAGGCGATCTCCCAGCCagtgctccccccacagccagctcctgccccacccctgcactgccccctgctgggagagaccaGAGCTGGAGTAGCTGGgaactccccccacagccagtgcccctgccctgctccccacagcgccccctgctgggaaaggctggggctggagtagctgggagTTCCCCCCACAGCCATCATGCAGAGGGGATGGAGCTTCCACAGCAGTGGAGACAGTGGCGTGGCGTCACACCTTCATGCGGTCGATGTTCACCTCCAGCTTGAGCTGCTCCACCGTCTTACGGGCCTCAGCGATCTTGGCCATGTTGTTGGACATAGTTCCCCAGCCAGGTGCTTGCCCTGCAGGGAGC includes the following:
- the GNG8 gene encoding guanine nucleotide-binding protein G(I)/G(S)/G(O) subunit gamma-8, with amino-acid sequence MSNNMAKIAEARKTVEQLKLEVNIDRMKVSKAAADLLAYCETHAKEDPLVTPVPSSENPFREKRLFCIVL